A portion of the Shewanella sp. SNU WT4 genome contains these proteins:
- the dinB gene encoding DNA polymerase IV: MRKIIHIDMDCFYAAVEMRDNPELQGKPIAVGGNKDRRGVISTCNYQARAFGVRSAMASAYALRLCPALILVPGRMAVYKQVSEQIRAIFLKYTDKVEPLSLDEAYLDVSDSHYCHGSATLIAAAIRQDIFEQTGLTASAGIAPLKFLAKVASDLNKPNGQYVIRPEQVDSFIKPLVLTKIPGVGKVTAQKLEQLGLVTCADIQAYDKHKLVQQFGKFGQSLYQRAHGIDERDVSPDRIRKSVGVETTLGQDISTLAQCQQVLAKLIPELDRRIQASADGRVIAKQVVKLKFSDFKQTTIEHRQDQLSVKLFYQLLEQALVRSHGRGIRLVGIAVGLGEQAISQVDASLQLDLGLSF, from the coding sequence ATGCGCAAAATTATACACATAGATATGGATTGTTTTTATGCCGCCGTTGAGATGCGGGACAATCCAGAATTACAAGGTAAGCCCATAGCCGTTGGCGGGAATAAAGATAGGCGCGGCGTGATCAGTACCTGTAATTATCAAGCCCGAGCATTTGGGGTCCGTTCGGCCATGGCATCGGCTTATGCGCTGCGTTTGTGCCCAGCGTTAATTTTAGTGCCAGGTCGAATGGCCGTGTATAAGCAAGTATCAGAGCAAATCCGCGCTATTTTTTTAAAATACACAGATAAAGTCGAACCCTTATCCCTTGATGAAGCTTATTTAGATGTGAGCGATAGCCATTACTGTCATGGCAGCGCAACATTAATCGCCGCGGCCATTCGCCAAGATATTTTTGAGCAAACAGGGCTTACGGCATCCGCCGGCATTGCGCCGCTTAAGTTTCTCGCTAAAGTGGCCTCAGATTTAAACAAACCTAATGGCCAATACGTCATTCGCCCAGAACAAGTGGATTCTTTTATAAAGCCATTGGTGCTCACTAAAATCCCTGGGGTTGGTAAAGTCACAGCGCAAAAATTGGAGCAATTGGGGTTAGTGACTTGCGCTGATATTCAAGCCTATGACAAACACAAACTTGTGCAGCAATTTGGTAAGTTTGGCCAAAGCTTGTATCAACGTGCCCACGGCATTGATGAGCGCGACGTGAGCCCTGATAGAATAAGAAAATCGGTTGGGGTCGAAACGACCCTAGGACAAGATATTTCGACCTTAGCTCAATGCCAGCAAGTGTTAGCTAAGTTAATTCCGGAATTAGATAGACGCATTCAGGCGAGCGCCGATGGCCGGGTGATAGCTAAGCAAGTGGTCAAACTTAAATTTAGCGATTTTAAGCAAACCACGATTGAGCACAGGCAAGATCAATTGTCGGTTAAGCTGTTTTATCAATTGTTAGAGCAAGCGCTAGTGCGCAGCCATGGACGCGGTATTCGCTTAGTCGGGATTGCCGTGGGTTTAGGTGAGCAAGCCATAAGCCAAGTCGATGCGTCATTGCAGTTAGATCTTGGCTTATCTTTTTAA
- the bfr gene encoding bacterioferritin, which yields MKGQQAILDLLNRLLANELSAMDQYFVHACMYQDWGLDALHQRIEHESLDERQHASKLIERILFLEGKPNVAARNGLAIGADCQQMLANDLAYECQVATELRAGIQLCEQLQDYPTRELLVWLLEETEADHMHWLEQQLGLIAKVGLENYLQSQIRSAT from the coding sequence ATGAAAGGCCAACAAGCAATACTGGATCTGCTTAATCGCTTACTCGCTAATGAGTTGTCAGCCATGGATCAGTATTTTGTCCATGCTTGCATGTATCAAGACTGGGGCTTAGATGCTCTGCATCAACGCATCGAGCATGAGTCACTGGATGAGCGTCAACACGCCTCTAAATTAATTGAGCGAATTTTGTTTCTAGAGGGCAAGCCTAATGTCGCTGCTCGCAACGGTTTAGCGATTGGCGCCGATTGTCAGCAAATGTTAGCCAATGATTTAGCCTACGAATGTCAGGTTGCCACTGAGTTACGAGCAGGAATACAGTTGTGTGAGCAATTGCAGGATTACCCGACTCGGGAGTTGTTAGTCTGGCTTTTGGAAGAAACTGAAGCCGATCACATGCATTGGCTAGAACAGCAGTTAGGTTTGATTGCTAAGGTTGGTTTAGAAAACTACTTACAATCGCAAATCCGCAGCGCGACTTGA
- the bfr gene encoding bacterioferritin, which yields MKGQTQILQALNAQLTAELTAINQYFLHARMFKNWGFKCLNDSEYHKSIQDMKHADLLIERILFLEGLPNLQRLDKINIGEHPQEMLKSDEAIVESQLVSLRAAIALCEQLQDYVTRTLLAKILEDEEQHLDWLETQTSLQQQLGLANYLQSQMGDD from the coding sequence GTGAAAGGACAAACTCAGATACTTCAGGCATTAAATGCCCAACTTACGGCTGAATTGACAGCCATTAACCAATATTTTTTACACGCCAGAATGTTCAAAAATTGGGGCTTTAAATGCCTTAATGACAGTGAATACCATAAATCCATTCAGGATATGAAGCATGCTGATTTATTGATTGAGCGCATCTTGTTTCTTGAAGGGCTGCCTAACTTACAACGGCTAGATAAAATCAATATCGGTGAGCATCCGCAAGAAATGCTAAAGAGCGATGAGGCTATTGTCGAGTCGCAGCTAGTGTCTTTACGGGCGGCTATCGCTTTATGTGAGCAGTTACAAGATTATGTGACCCGCACCCTATTAGCTAAGATTTTGGAAGATGAAGAGCAGCACCTCGATTGGCTTGAAACTCAAACTAGTTTGCAGCAACAACTGGGTTTGGCTAATTATTTGCAATCGCAAATGGGAGATGATTAA
- a CDS encoding GGDEF domain-containing protein, protein MEGQPQFILNSVIELTQQRQIIPLATSLVNTVAQTLNAEWAAIIDVRTDRILAYKGETPKWQWHALVKSCQQEQQLLVDDALGVAVAIPIFSNQNVSHVLYVVSSSLGLTQQYLLNGFARIYENFLGLVHESESDSLTSLLNKKAYISNIEKMIEQAKTLEPCELQPVFPWLAIFDIDHFKMINDSLGHLYGDEILLQLSNVMMTTFAGTDVLFRFGGDEFVVLLSPRTKQDADALFRRFKANVHGLRNDKLPTFSISIGISQITEATNPNQLVADADKALYYVKEYGRDNYCFFGDLIRDSKIVATIYPDDIELF, encoded by the coding sequence ATGGAAGGCCAGCCGCAATTTATCCTCAATTCTGTCATAGAGTTGACTCAACAACGTCAAATAATTCCGCTGGCAACATCGTTAGTCAATACTGTCGCCCAAACCTTAAACGCTGAATGGGCGGCCATCATTGACGTGCGCACCGATAGAATATTGGCATATAAAGGCGAAACGCCTAAATGGCAATGGCATGCTCTGGTGAAAAGTTGTCAGCAAGAGCAGCAATTGTTAGTGGATGATGCCTTAGGTGTTGCGGTCGCTATACCTATTTTTTCCAATCAAAATGTCAGTCATGTGTTGTACGTGGTGTCATCATCGTTAGGCTTAACCCAGCAATACTTACTCAATGGTTTTGCCCGCATTTATGAAAACTTCTTAGGATTAGTGCATGAGAGTGAGTCGGACTCTTTAACCTCATTGCTGAATAAAAAAGCCTATATATCCAACATCGAAAAAATGATTGAGCAGGCTAAAACCTTAGAGCCTTGTGAGTTACAACCTGTCTTTCCTTGGTTAGCGATTTTCGATATCGATCATTTTAAAATGATTAATGATTCTTTGGGCCACCTTTATGGCGATGAAATCCTACTGCAATTGTCTAACGTGATGATGACTACCTTTGCTGGGACTGATGTGTTATTTCGCTTTGGTGGCGATGAGTTTGTGGTCTTGTTATCACCGCGCACTAAGCAAGATGCCGATGCCCTGTTTCGGCGCTTTAAAGCTAATGTCCATGGTTTGCGTAACGATAAATTGCCGACATTTTCAATATCTATTGGTATTTCGCAAATAACTGAAGCGACCAATCCTAATCAATTAGTCGCTGATGCTGATAAAGCCTTGTATTACGTTAAAGAATATGGCCGTGATAACTATTGCTTTTTTGGCGATCTCATTCGAGATAGCAAAATTGTTGCCACCATTTACCCTGATGATATTGAGTTGTTTTGA
- the nqrM gene encoding (Na+)-NQR maturation NqrM — translation MSTFIAAFVVLLLFFLLMSVGYIVKRKAVAGSCGGLGVLGIEKACDCDEPCDKRKAKMAKAEAEAERAAKYDVNRII, via the coding sequence ATGAGTACTTTTATTGCTGCATTTGTTGTGTTACTACTCTTTTTCTTATTGATGTCGGTAGGTTACATTGTTAAGCGTAAGGCAGTGGCTGGCAGTTGCGGTGGACTAGGTGTACTAGGTATCGAAAAGGCTTGTGACTGTGACGAGCCTTGCGATAAACGCAAAGCTAAAATGGCCAAAGCTGAAGCCGAGGCCGAACGGGCCGCCAAGTATGATGTTAATCGCATCATATGA
- a CDS encoding FAD:protein FMN transferase → MFKTLSYWPALVGLAFFMSGCSPTPDMVKLSGHTMGTTYHISVVANDKLPSSEQLQQQIDTALELVNDQMSTYRPNSELSRFNQADINTPIAVSMDTIKVIDAGIDLQQKTAGALDITLGPLVNMWGFGPDKRPTTEPSQAQIDEAMTHTGIDKITIDGVTLAKSTPGLYVDLSSIAKGFGVDKVASILASYQVTGYLVEIGGEIAAFGHKTDGSSWRVAIEQPSDNGREVQQVIELGNMAMATSGDYRNYYEFDGERFSHLIDPRTGYPIKHNLASVTVLYENCMIADGFATAMMVLGTESSLALAQKLNLAIMLIEKNNQGFVVHYSPAFKAYLQAQ, encoded by the coding sequence ATGTTTAAGACCTTAAGCTATTGGCCAGCCCTTGTTGGGCTGGCTTTTTTCATGAGTGGTTGCTCACCAACACCTGATATGGTCAAGCTTTCTGGCCATACCATGGGGACGACTTATCATATAAGCGTGGTTGCTAATGATAAGTTACCGAGTAGCGAACAATTACAGCAACAAATCGATACAGCGCTTGAATTAGTCAACGATCAGATGTCGACCTATCGTCCGAACTCAGAATTGTCGCGCTTTAATCAAGCGGATATCAATACACCTATTGCCGTTTCAATGGATACCATCAAGGTGATTGACGCTGGCATTGATTTACAGCAAAAGACCGCGGGTGCGCTTGATATTACCTTAGGGCCTTTGGTTAATATGTGGGGTTTTGGGCCAGATAAGCGTCCCACCACAGAGCCAAGCCAAGCACAAATCGATGAGGCTATGACTCACACCGGTATCGATAAGATAACCATTGATGGTGTGACGTTAGCAAAATCTACGCCTGGGCTATACGTTGATTTATCTTCCATTGCCAAAGGCTTTGGTGTTGATAAAGTGGCTTCGATTTTGGCTAGCTATCAAGTCACGGGTTATTTAGTTGAAATTGGCGGCGAAATCGCTGCTTTTGGCCATAAGACTGACGGTAGTTCATGGCGTGTTGCCATTGAGCAGCCCAGTGATAATGGCCGTGAAGTACAGCAAGTGATTGAACTTGGTAATATGGCGATGGCGACCTCAGGGGATTATCGCAATTATTATGAGTTTGATGGTGAGCGTTTTTCTCATCTTATTGATCCGCGCACCGGTTATCCTATTAAACATAACCTCGCATCTGTCACTGTATTGTATGAAAATTGCATGATAGCAGATGGTTTTGCGACGGCTATGATGGTGTTAGGTACTGAATCATCATTAGCATTGGCTCAGAAATTGAATTTAGCTATCATGTTGATTGAAAAAAATAACCAAGGTTTTGTTGTGCACTACAGTCCGGCCTTTAAGGCTTACCTGCAAGCTCAATAA
- the nqrF gene encoding NADH:ubiquinone reductase (Na(+)-transporting) subunit F, with amino-acid sequence MDILGIFKSTPLEVYLGVGMFTAIVLILVLVILLAKSKLVSSGDITIGINGDPGKAITTTAGNKLLGALASNGIFVSSACGGGGSCGQCRVHIKSGGGDILPTELDHISKGEAKHGCRLACQVNIKTDMEIELEEEIFGIKKWDCEVISNDNKATFIKELKLQIPDGETVPFRAGGYIQIEAPVHHVKYADFDVPAQYRGDWEHFGFFKLESIVDEPVIRAYSMANYPEEFGIIMLNVRIATPPPRNLTLPCGKMSSYIWSLKAGDKVTISGPFGEFFAKDTDAEMVFIGGGAGMAPMRSHIFDQLMRLKSKRKMSFWYGARSKREMFYVEDFDGLAAANDNFQWHVALSDPQPEDNWDGYTGFIHNVLYENYLKSHDAPEDCEFYMCGPPMMNAAVIGMLKDLGVEDENILLDDFGG; translated from the coding sequence ATGGATATTCTCGGTATATTTAAGTCGACTCCGCTTGAGGTTTACTTGGGTGTGGGTATGTTCACCGCGATTGTTCTGATACTGGTTTTGGTGATTTTACTCGCCAAGTCAAAACTAGTATCTAGCGGTGATATCACCATTGGTATCAATGGTGATCCTGGAAAAGCGATTACTACAACGGCCGGTAATAAGCTGTTAGGTGCCTTGGCATCGAATGGTATCTTCGTCTCTAGTGCTTGTGGTGGTGGTGGCTCGTGTGGCCAGTGCCGCGTGCATATTAAGTCGGGCGGCGGTGATATTCTGCCGACTGAACTTGATCACATCAGTAAAGGTGAAGCTAAGCATGGTTGCCGTTTGGCCTGTCAGGTAAATATTAAAACTGACATGGAAATTGAGCTTGAAGAAGAAATCTTTGGTATCAAGAAATGGGATTGTGAAGTCATTTCTAACGATAACAAGGCAACCTTCATTAAAGAACTGAAGCTGCAAATTCCTGATGGCGAAACCGTGCCTTTCCGCGCGGGTGGTTATATTCAGATTGAAGCGCCAGTTCACCATGTTAAGTATGCTGATTTTGATGTACCAGCACAGTATCGTGGTGATTGGGAACATTTCGGTTTCTTCAAGCTAGAATCGATAGTGGATGAGCCGGTGATCCGCGCTTACTCAATGGCAAACTATCCTGAAGAATTTGGCATTATCATGCTGAACGTGCGGATTGCAACACCACCCCCACGTAACTTGACGTTACCTTGTGGTAAAATGTCATCGTATATTTGGAGCTTGAAAGCCGGTGACAAGGTCACTATTTCAGGTCCATTTGGTGAGTTTTTCGCAAAAGATACCGATGCTGAAATGGTCTTTATTGGTGGCGGTGCGGGCATGGCTCCGATGCGTTCACACATTTTTGATCAGTTAATGCGTCTTAAGTCTAAGCGTAAGATGAGCTTCTGGTACGGTGCGCGCTCTAAGCGTGAAATGTTCTATGTAGAAGATTTCGATGGATTAGCGGCCGCAAACGATAACTTCCAGTGGCATGTTGCTCTGTCTGATCCTCAGCCTGAGGATAACTGGGACGGTTACACTGGCTTTATCCATAACGTCTTGTACGAAAACTACCTGAAAAGCCATGATGCTCCAGAAGACTGTGAGTTCTACATGTGTGGTCCACCTATGATGAACGCAGCTGTAATTGGTATGCTAAAAGACTTAGGTGTTGAGGATGAAAACATTCTCCTCGATGACTTCGGTGGTTAA
- the nqrE gene encoding NADH:ubiquinone reductase (Na(+)-transporting) subunit E encodes MEHYISLLIRSIFIENMALAFFLGMCTFLAVSKKVSTSMGLGVAVIVVLAISVPVNQIIYQGILAPGALAWAGLPQADLSFLKFITFIGVIAALVQILEMALDKYFPPLYNALGIFLPLITVNCAIFGAVSFMVERDYTLGESFVFGVGSGIGWALAIVLLAGIREKLKYADVPKGLRGLGITFVTAGLMALGFMSFSGVSL; translated from the coding sequence ATGGAACATTACATCAGTCTGCTCATCCGCTCTATTTTTATCGAGAACATGGCATTAGCTTTCTTCTTGGGGATGTGTACTTTCTTGGCAGTATCAAAGAAAGTTTCTACATCTATGGGCTTAGGTGTGGCTGTGATTGTGGTACTTGCGATTTCGGTGCCAGTTAACCAAATCATTTACCAAGGTATTCTGGCTCCTGGCGCGTTAGCTTGGGCTGGTTTACCGCAAGCCGATTTGAGCTTCCTTAAGTTCATTACCTTTATTGGCGTCATTGCTGCGTTAGTACAAATTTTGGAAATGGCTTTAGATAAGTATTTCCCACCTTTGTATAACGCCTTAGGTATTTTCTTACCTTTGATCACCGTAAACTGCGCTATTTTTGGTGCCGTATCTTTCATGGTTGAGCGTGACTACACCTTAGGCGAGAGTTTTGTTTTCGGTGTGGGTTCTGGCATAGGTTGGGCGCTAGCTATCGTGTTATTGGCAGGTATTCGTGAAAAGCTGAAATATGCTGACGTACCTAAAGGTTTACGTGGCCTAGGCATCACATTTGTGACCGCAGGTTTAATGGCGTTAGGTTTTATGTCGTTCTCTGGCGTGTCGCTCTAA
- a CDS encoding NADH:ubiquinone reductase (Na(+)-transporting) subunit D, whose translation MADAKELKQVLTGPIINNNPIALQILGVCSALAVTSKMETALVMSLALTAVTAFSNLFISLIRNQIPSSVRIIVQMTIIASLVIVVDQVLQAYAYDVAKQLSVFVGLIITNCIVMGRAEAYAMKTPPMMSFMDGIGNGLGYAAILLSVGFVRELFGNGSLFGVEILKKVSEGGWYVPNGMLLLPPSAFFLIGILIWIIRTYKPEQVEAKG comes from the coding sequence ATGGCTGATGCAAAAGAACTGAAGCAGGTCCTTACCGGACCCATCATTAATAACAACCCAATTGCATTGCAAATTCTTGGGGTATGTAGTGCCTTGGCTGTGACCAGTAAAATGGAAACTGCCTTGGTCATGAGCTTGGCATTAACTGCGGTTACTGCTTTCTCTAACTTATTTATCTCATTAATTCGTAACCAAATTCCGAGCAGTGTGCGGATTATCGTGCAAATGACTATTATCGCGTCGTTAGTGATAGTCGTTGACCAAGTCTTACAGGCCTATGCCTATGACGTGGCTAAGCAGTTATCGGTATTCGTGGGTTTGATTATTACTAACTGTATCGTAATGGGCCGCGCTGAAGCTTACGCCATGAAAACCCCGCCTATGATGAGCTTCATGGACGGTATTGGTAATGGTTTAGGTTACGCCGCAATTTTATTATCTGTCGGTTTTGTTCGTGAATTATTTGGTAATGGTTCGCTGTTTGGTGTGGAAATTCTGAAGAAAGTGTCTGAAGGCGGTTGGTATGTACCTAACGGTATGTTGCTGTTACCTCCAAGTGCTTTCTTCTTAATTGGTATCCTGATTTGGATCATCCGTACCTATAAGCCAGAGCAAGTAGAAGCAAAAGGATAA
- a CDS encoding Na(+)-translocating NADH-quinone reductase subunit C produces MASQKDSFTRTLIVVVGLCLICSLFVSTAAVLLKPIQTENKLFDRQKYILEAANLLDSKNADMTRQQVLATYGQFVEARVVNLKTGDFVAGVDGNTYDMAKAARDPKTSFVPEHDIASVKRVANDALVYLIHDEQGKLTSVILPIKGYGLWSTMYAFLALDPDMNTIQNLVYYDFSGSGETPGLGGEVQNPKWIAKWKGKKLFDEQGELAIKVTKNPAVAETVYGVDALSGATLTSNGVQYSLQFWLGNEGFGKFIDKARDGGLS; encoded by the coding sequence GTGGCTAGTCAAAAGGATTCGTTCACAAGAACGCTAATAGTTGTCGTCGGTTTGTGTTTGATATGTTCGCTTTTCGTATCAACCGCAGCCGTATTGCTTAAGCCAATTCAAACTGAAAATAAATTGTTCGACCGCCAGAAATATATTCTGGAAGCCGCCAATTTACTCGACAGCAAGAATGCCGATATGACTCGTCAGCAAGTTCTGGCCACGTATGGCCAGTTTGTTGAAGCGCGAGTAGTTAACCTTAAAACCGGTGATTTTGTTGCTGGCGTTGATGGTAACACTTATGACATGGCAAAAGCGGCGAGAGACCCAAAAACCTCTTTTGTGCCTGAGCATGATATTGCCTCAGTCAAGCGCGTAGCTAATGATGCCCTGGTGTATCTGATTCACGATGAGCAAGGCAAGTTAACCTCAGTCATTCTGCCGATTAAAGGCTATGGCTTATGGTCAACCATGTATGCCTTCTTAGCTCTTGATCCAGATATGAACACCATTCAAAACTTAGTGTATTACGACTTCTCAGGCTCAGGTGAAACACCAGGTCTTGGCGGTGAAGTACAAAATCCTAAGTGGATTGCCAAATGGAAAGGTAAAAAGCTGTTTGATGAGCAAGGTGAGTTAGCGATTAAAGTCACTAAAAACCCTGCCGTTGCTGAAACAGTTTATGGTGTCGATGCGTTATCTGGCGCCACCTTAACCAGTAATGGTGTGCAATACTCACTGCAATTTTGGTTAGGCAACGAAGGTTTTGGCAAGTTTATTGACAAGGCCCGTGATGGAGGTCTGAGCTAA
- a CDS encoding NADH:ubiquinone reductase (Na(+)-transporting) subunit B, translating into MSLKDFIERIEPQFEKGGKYEKWYALYEAAATIFYTPGKVNKGATHVRDNLDLKRMMILVWACTFPAMFVGMYNVGLQAQDALIAGFGTPDIWQVSLFSLFGAQLTPDAGVATLMWYGACFFLPIYAVTFIVGGFWEVLFASVRGHEINEGFFVTSVLFSLTLPATIPLWMVALGITFGVVVAKEFFGGTGRNFLNPALAGRAFLFFAYPLNMSGDTSWVVADGFSGATALSQAASGTLEYGFTPAWWDAFFGFIPGSIGEVSTLAILLGGAILVYARIASWRIILGVFLGMVVIATLLNVVGSNTNPMFAMPWYWHLVLGGFAFGMMFMATDPVSASFTNQAKWAYGFLIGAMVVFVRVINPAFPEGMMLAILFANLFAPLFDHFVVQANIKRRIARG; encoded by the coding sequence ATGAGTTTGAAAGATTTTATCGAACGTATTGAGCCGCAATTTGAAAAAGGCGGAAAATACGAAAAATGGTATGCCCTCTACGAAGCTGCGGCGACTATTTTCTATACCCCAGGTAAAGTGAATAAAGGGGCAACCCATGTTCGCGATAACCTAGATCTCAAGCGCATGATGATCTTAGTGTGGGCCTGTACATTCCCAGCCATGTTTGTGGGTATGTACAACGTTGGTCTGCAAGCCCAAGACGCATTAATTGCAGGTTTTGGTACGCCGGATATTTGGCAAGTTAGCTTGTTTAGCTTGTTTGGAGCGCAGTTAACTCCCGATGCTGGTGTCGCCACTTTAATGTGGTATGGCGCGTGTTTCTTCCTGCCAATTTATGCCGTGACTTTCATAGTCGGTGGTTTTTGGGAAGTGTTATTTGCGTCAGTGCGCGGCCATGAAATTAACGAAGGCTTCTTCGTTACTTCAGTGCTGTTCTCTCTGACCTTACCAGCAACTATTCCGTTATGGATGGTGGCGCTTGGTATCACTTTCGGTGTGGTAGTTGCTAAAGAATTCTTTGGTGGCACCGGCCGTAACTTCTTAAACCCAGCGCTGGCGGGACGAGCTTTCTTATTCTTTGCTTATCCACTGAATATGTCTGGCGATACCTCTTGGGTGGTGGCTGATGGTTTCTCGGGCGCGACTGCTCTGAGTCAAGCCGCCAGTGGCACGCTTGAATATGGCTTTACACCAGCGTGGTGGGATGCCTTCTTTGGCTTTATTCCAGGCTCTATCGGTGAGGTATCAACCTTAGCTATTCTGCTTGGTGGCGCCATTCTTGTTTATGCCCGCATTGCCTCATGGCGCATTATCTTAGGTGTGTTCTTAGGCATGGTAGTGATTGCAACCTTACTGAATGTTGTTGGCAGTAACACTAACCCTATGTTTGCTATGCCTTGGTATTGGCACTTAGTGTTAGGTGGTTTTGCTTTCGGTATGATGTTTATGGCAACCGACCCTGTCTCTGCGTCATTTACCAATCAGGCTAAATGGGCCTATGGTTTCTTGATTGGCGCTATGGTGGTGTTTGTTCGCGTGATAAACCCGGCATTCCCAGAAGGTATGATGTTAGCGATTTTATTTGCCAACTTATTTGCCCCTCTATTTGACCACTTTGTGGTTCAGGCAAATATCAAGCGGAGGATTGCACGTGGCTAG
- a CDS encoding Na(+)-translocating NADH-quinone reductase subunit A: MITINKGLDLPIAGRPEQVIHNGPAITHIATLGEEYVGLKPTMKIKEGDKVQKGQVIFEDKKNPGVKYTALASGTVVAINRGARRVFQSVVIAQDNSAGVKFNQYPANELAALDGELVRSNLIESGLWTAIRTRPFSKAPAVDSVPAGIFVTAIDTQPLAADPQLVIKEHEQDFANGLTVLSRLTQGDVYLCKAAGAQMPAANAKVHEFAGVHPAGLVGTHIHNLLPASAKRTVWHVNYQDVIAIGLLFTTGELYTDRVIALAGPKVKTPRLLRTQMGACVSELVAGETQGQNGRVISGSVLNGRTAKGPVDYLGRFHLQVSVLEEGTEKEFLGWAMPGSDKFSFTRTFLGHLNKSKLFNMTTSTGGSDRAMVPIGMYERVMPLDILPSMLLRDLLSGDNEGAMALGALELDEEDLALCTFVCPGKYDYGVYLRDCLDIIEREGL, from the coding sequence ATGATTACAATTAACAAAGGATTGGATCTGCCGATTGCCGGTAGACCAGAGCAAGTTATCCATAATGGCCCAGCCATTACACACATAGCTACTTTGGGTGAAGAGTATGTTGGACTGAAACCTACCATGAAAATCAAGGAAGGTGATAAGGTTCAAAAAGGGCAGGTGATTTTTGAGGATAAGAAAAATCCCGGCGTTAAATATACTGCTTTAGCCAGTGGCACAGTTGTAGCAATTAATCGTGGTGCAAGACGGGTTTTTCAATCTGTTGTTATTGCTCAAGATAATTCTGCAGGTGTTAAATTCAACCAATACCCAGCCAATGAACTTGCCGCATTAGACGGTGAGTTAGTGCGTTCAAACTTGATTGAATCAGGTTTATGGACCGCTATTCGAACGCGTCCTTTCAGCAAGGCTCCCGCGGTGGATTCCGTGCCTGCTGGGATTTTTGTGACCGCCATTGATACTCAACCTTTAGCCGCTGACCCTCAGTTGGTGATTAAAGAGCATGAGCAAGACTTTGCTAATGGTTTGACGGTATTGTCACGGTTAACTCAAGGCGACGTGTATTTATGTAAAGCGGCCGGCGCGCAAATGCCAGCAGCTAACGCAAAAGTACATGAATTTGCTGGCGTGCATCCAGCAGGCTTAGTGGGTACTCACATTCATAACCTGTTGCCAGCATCAGCTAAGCGCACGGTATGGCATGTGAATTATCAAGACGTTATTGCCATTGGCTTATTATTCACTACAGGTGAGTTATATACCGACCGAGTGATTGCCTTGGCAGGTCCTAAGGTGAAAACGCCGCGTTTGCTGCGTACTCAAATGGGCGCATGTGTCAGTGAACTCGTTGCTGGTGAAACCCAAGGTCAAAACGGTCGCGTTATTTCAGGTTCTGTCCTTAATGGTCGCACCGCGAAAGGACCGGTTGATTACCTAGGTCGTTTCCATTTGCAGGTCAGCGTGCTGGAAGAAGGCACAGAAAAAGAATTTTTAGGCTGGGCTATGCCTGGTAGCGATAAGTTCTCTTTCACTCGTACATTCTTAGGCCATCTCAATAAATCTAAGCTTTTTAATATGACTACAAGTACCGGCGGTTCAGATCGCGCCATGGTGCCGATTGGTATGTATGAAAGAGTTATGCCGTTAGACATTTTACCTAGCATGTTGCTGCGCGACTTGTTATCGGGTGATAACGAAGGCGCGATGGCATTGGGTGCATTAGAACTGGATGAAGAAGATTTAGCGTTATGTACCTTCGTATGTCCGGGTAAGTATGACTATGGTGTCTATCTGCGTGATTGTCTGGATATCATAGAGAGGGAAGGCTTATGA